Sequence from the Paralichthys olivaceus isolate ysfri-2021 chromosome 1, ASM2471397v2, whole genome shotgun sequence genome:
TGTCCAGAGAACCGGTTGTTTGTTCCAGACAGTCTTCGTTCTGAAGTCCTCCAGTGGGGGCACTCTTCTCGCCTGGCTTGCCATCCCGGGGTGAGACGCACTTTGGCCCTGCTTCGACAACGCTTCTGGTGGTCTTGCATGGAAAGGGACACCAAGGAGTTTGTTGCTGCTTGCCGTGTCTGCTCTCAACAAAAGAGCTCTCACCAAGCTCCATCCggtctccttcatcctctgccaGTTCCTCGCCGTCCCTGGTCTCACATTTCTTTGGATTTTGTCACCGGCTTACCACCTTCAAACGGTAACACAGTTATACTCACTGTTATTGATCGCTTTTCCAAAGCTGCCATGCTCATTCCATTACCCAAATTACCTACCGCCAAGGAAATGGCTGAAGTTTTGTTGCAACATGTGTTCCGGCTGCATGGCCTCCCATCTGATGTGGTCTCTGACCGGggaccacaattcacatctcacTTTTGGTCCGAGTTTTGCAGGATGTTGGGGGCTACTGTCAGTTTGTCATCTGGTTTCCACCCACAATCCAATGGTCAAGCAGAACGCATGAATCAGGAAATGGAGACAGCTCTGCGCTGCCTTACTTCCCACAACCCCTCCTCCTGGTCTGAGCAGCTCCTGTGGATTGAGTACGCTCATAATACCCTGCCCAGTTCAGCCACTGGTCTTTCACCCTTCCAATGCTCCCGGGGGTACCAACCACCACTCTTTCCAGAACAGGAACGTGAAGCCAGCGTTCCCTCAGTGCAGGCATATGTCCGACGGTGTCGGCGCACTTGGATGCAGGCCCGCACCACACTCATGCGCTCTTCCGACCGTTACCAGCGATCGGCCAATCGACATCGCAATCCTGCACCCCGGTACACTCCAGGACAGCGCGTCTGGCTGTCGACACGGGATCTTCCCCTCAGAGTAGAATCCAAGAAGTTGGCTCCCCGTTTTGTCGGCCCGTTCCGGATCTCTAAAATAGTTAATCCTGCGGCTGTCCGTCTTCGTCTTCCATCTTCCATGAGGATTAACCCCACATTCCATGTTTCCAAGGTCAAACCTGTCAAGGAGAGTCCACTTCAGTCCTCCTCcaaacccccaccacccccccgGCTCATTGACGGGGCACCTGCGTACACTGTCCGTCGTCTCATCAAATCCAGGCGACGTGGTAGGGGAGTGCAGTATTTGGTTGACTGGGAGGGTTACGGCCCCGAAGAACGCTCCTGGGTCCCTGCTCGCAGCATCCTGGATCCAGCTCTCATTATAGACTTCCACCGGGCTCATCCTGAGCAACCGGGTGGGACGGCAGGGGCCGTCCCTAGAGGGGGGGGTTCTGTAACGTAGTCACACTAacacttagtttgttttgttttttttgtttggttccatgtctcataactaactctcctgtcatttcagggcctgcccTTCTTCCTGCCTTGCTATCACGTGATTTCCCTCACgtggttttccccgcccacctcctcacctgcagttcatttgctcattagttcctcagtataaataccagtcattttcactcgctccctgccagattgtctagtgtgttcttgcctagctatcccgcattatattctgtgttcttgcctgcctgttcctgacctgactgctaccctgcttggatttttggattcccttcttgcctgccccttcggatttgtttgctgtactgactgatatcctggttttgacctctgcctgtcttttcacTGCCTGTTggtgaataaaccacgttgcccacactaagactgtctgttggcgtgcttttgggttctcccttgccagcaccagtgtgcgtgacaatacaggcaagtccagatcagtcagttctattaaattggtcttagagatgtggactttctgcagaaaacacagaatggaaaacatgcggtttgtaatgagtaaaaatgtatgcctgtttgagaccgatatcgtgatgtctccttttactcacctttccagtgcttttgtttttccgataggtgactttatagtgcagctggtcagcaaagatgtccctgatgttcagctcgtggccatctttaaacagggcggtgagtgggtcagtcacatacagggtggttttcttttggctttcaatcacctccagcttgaagtcaggtttgcctatctcagctgtggagaagggagggagactgtcacctgtgcatgtacaccactgtatctctcatggaagttaccattttaattatgttagaggccaaaaa
This genomic interval carries:
- the LOC138411985 gene encoding tissue factor-like, which codes for MKLVKFYRVSGNNQRTSHCIQTTETVCDLSSSLTDLNAYYTADVLSETPRGATTDLIESPHTSTPRFCPYKDTEIGKPDFKLEVIESQKKTTLYVTDPLTALFKDGHELNIRDIFADQLHYKVTYRKNKSTGKKVHISKTNLIELTDLQ